The genomic window ACAGGTGTAAGTATAACTGTATATCGTACACTACTAGTCCTATACCATACAGTAGGACAGGTGTAagtataactgtatatacacTACTAGTCCTATACCATACAGTAGGACAGGTGCACGTATAACTGTATATCGTACACTACTAGTCCTATACCATACAGTAGGACACGTGTaagtataactgtatatcatacactacTAGTCCTATACCATACAGTAGGACAGGTGTAAGTATAACTGTATATCGTACACTACTAGTCCTATACCATACAGTAGGACAGGTGTAAGTATAACTGTATATCGTACACTACTAGTCCTATACCATACAGTAGGACAGGTGTAAGTATAACTGTATATCGTACACTACTAGTCCTATACCATACAGTAGGACAAGTGTAAGTATAACTGTATATCGTACACTACTAGTCCAATACCATACAGTAGGACAGGTGTAAGTATAACTGTATATCGTACACTTCTAGTCCTATACCATACAGTAGGACAGGTGTaagtataactgtatatcatacactacTAGTCCTATACCATACAGTAGGACAGGTGTAAGTATAACTGTATATCGTACACTACTAGTCCTATACCATACAGTAGGACACGTGTaagtataactgtatatcatacactacTAGTCCTATACCATACAGTAGGACACGTGTaagtataactgtatatcatacactacTAGTCCTATACCATACAGTAGGACAGGTGTaagtataactgtatatcatacactacTAGTCCTATACCATACAGTAGGACAGGTGTAAGTATAACTGTATATCGTACACTACTAGTCCTATACCATACAGTAGGACAGGTGTAAGTATAACTGTATATCGTACACTACTAGTCCTATACCATACAGTAGGACAGGTGTAAGTATAACTGTATATCGTACACTACTAGTCCTATACCATACAGTAGGACAGGTGTAAGTATAACTGTATATCGTACACTACTAGTCCTATACCATACAGTAGGACAGGTGTAAGTATAACTGTATATCGTACACTACTAGTCCTATACCATACAGTAGGACAGGTGTAAGTATAACTGTATATCGTACACTACTAGTCCTATACCATACAGTAGGACAGGTGTAAGTATAACTGTATATCGTACACTACTAGTCCTATACCATACAGTAGGACAGGTGTaagtataactgtatatcatacactacTAGTCCTATACCATACAGTAGGACAGGTGTAAGTATAACTGTATATCGTACACTACTAGTCCTATACCATACAGTAGGACAGGTGTAAGTATAACTGTATATCGTACACTACTAGTCCTATACCATACAGTAGGACAGGTGTAAGTATAACTGTATATGCACTACTAGTCCTATACCATACAGTAGCAGACAGGTGTAATTATTGACTTTTCTAAAGTccagaaatttgagattttaaCCCAAAAATGCAGAAATCAAGGAAATATTTTCAGTGTAGTATGCTCCAATACCCATGCTACATCTATCATTGAGGTTTTGTAGGTCTAGCTTTGTCAGAAACAGCTAAATGTAAAATCTAAACATAGTTGACACCACCATAATAGTCAGAGAATCAAGGTCTATGTGCTGTCTTTACGACACGAGTCATAGatgacacaaaaacaaacatttagcATTACCCTCGAATTAATCAATGTCTCACTGCCCTCCAATTAATCAATGTCCTGTTTTAATGTCCTGTAATGTACTCGAATTATAATCAATGTTCTGTTGTCCTCAAAATAATTAATGTCCTGTTTTGTTGTTGGACAAGCCTTACATGGCATTTATCTGTCGTCATAAGTACCATCAAATGGTAATATGCACCGTAGAGCTCACCCAAGACCATGTCAGACTTGGCTTATAATACTGGAGGTATGTGGTgcttaaaatataaaaattctaGCAATTGAACCCTGGTGTCTGCATGGATGAACAGTGTTACAAATCTCCTACATCTATCTGGCACCATCtaaaaatacgaaaaaaataCCACCAAATCAAACACCTTACCTTCAATTTCAGATATCTTTTTTTGAGATTCTTTCTCAGTAATTTTCTGTTCCCACTGAATTCTGGAGACCTCTGCCAGTTTCTCAGCctctaaacaaacaaacaacaaatacaaattaCTACTGTATCACATCACATTCCTGGCAACAACATCCTCACACACCATTCCTCTTGGAGTACCTGTTGAAGCTATAATTATACCTGTTGAAGCTCTAATTAATCCTCACACACCATTCCTCTTGAAGTACCTGTTGAAGCTCTTATTTATCCTCACACCATTCCTCTTGGAGTACCTGTTGAAGCTCTTATTTATCCACACACCATTCCTCTTGAAGTACCTGTTGAAGCTCTTATTTATCCACACACCATTCCTCTTGGAGTACCTGTTGAAGCTATAATTATACCTGTTGAAGCTCTAATTTATCCTCACACACCATTCCTCTTGAAGTACCTGTTGAAGCTCTAATCCTCACACCTCTCCTCTTGAAGTACCTATTGAAGCTCTTATTTATCCTCACACACTATTCCTCTTGAAGTACCTGTTGAAGCTCTTATTTATCCTCACACACTATTCCTCTTAAAGTACCTGTTGAAGCTCTTATCAATCCTCACACACAATTCCTCTTGAAGAACCTATTGAAGCTCTTATTTATCCTCACACACTATTCCTCTTGAAGTACCTATTGAAGATCTCATTAATCCTCACACACCTCTCCTCCTGAAGAAACTGTTGAAGCTCTAATCAATCTTCACACACCATTTCTCTTGAAGAACCTGTTGAAGCTCTAATTAATCCTCACACACCATTCCTCTTGAAGTACCTGTTGAAGCTCTTATTAATCCTCACACCATTCCTCTTGAAGTACCTGTTGAAGCTTTAATTAATCCTCACACCATTCCTCTTGAAGAACCTGTTGAAGCTCTTATTAATCCTCACACCATTCCTCTTGAAGTACCTGTTGAAGCTCTATAATCAATAAACTGATTCATACAATAGTGTataggtaactaggagatgaCTTACCAATAATTGCTTTCTTCCTCTCTGTCTCGGCCTCCTTCTCCACAACTTTCTGCTTCTGAATAGAGATCAGAAGCTTGGTTTTCTCAGCCTCCCTGTTTAGATAGGACAATACTAAAATACAACAATTGTAACCATCCTGTTCAGATAAGACATTACTAAAATACAACAATTGTAACCATCCTGTTCAGATAGGACTTTACAATAATTGTACCATGATAGGTCAATACTAAAAACAATTTAATCCCTctaaacacatacatgtatacaccaaATCTTACAATCAAGGCAAATTCAAAAAGCCTCCGAAGCTGAAGGAATAAACACGAGTACATGAAACAGAACACTCTGATACATCGTGTGTCAGACCGAACTTAAACTTTTAATGaagatatcaatatttgattaaaGTATAGCTTGAGCTagacaacattttaaaaacctGCCCACCTGACAACAGGTTCTCTGAATGTGAATCTACAAACCTCTTATTTTACTTACATTGCTTCGTAGTTTTTACGAATCTGTTCTGGGATCTTCGGTTTGGTCACCCTGACTGCCTGCACAGTTAGGCCAGGTGCCATAGTGATGAGATCCTTCTGAAGGGCCACACGGAGGTTCTCATCAATTTGATCtacatacaaaaacataatCAGATTCACACATTCAGGTCACTGCACAATCATCTATATGCCTTTTGTCTGGATTCATAAAAGGTTTAGCTGACTCAACATTCACTGTTGCGATTGCAGGGTTGCCAACTCACGCACGTGAGACGAAAAAGTCACGTAAAAACGTCCCTAAAATGTCCCTTCTCACGTTGAAGCAATCCTCACGTAACGTGAGGTACAAATCTCACACATTGATTAAGTTTTCTCAAGTTGCCTCACGCGAAGCCATGAAATCGACAACTTTAGCTTGGGACTggtcaaaggggaataactcttacAGTTTTTGTAAAGATTACACCAGGCGTCGCGCTTCACATCCGGTCGGTAGCGACGGAAGCATGTTCGGAGAGCTGACTTCTAAACGCGATAACTAAGCTTAGGCCTACAAAAATAGTGAGTAATATTCACATTCTCAGTTTATAACTGAACAATCCCTTTGATATTTCGTGAAATATGCCGTCGCCTAAAAGGAAAAAGATCGATATCTGGTCCACTAAGCCTAAGCTCGCCAAGTTCAAAGAATCGCCATGGGAAAAAAATCACGATTGGTTTTCTAAACGTGTTTTCGTAAAGTAAAGTAGCATGCCTATTGCAAGTTGTTTAAAGCCAAGTTTTCGATCAGATAAGCGTAGTATGTGATATAAAACGCCACATTTTGTCAGTTGGCATTGAgtttgttttacaggtaaaggtttatataattaccacagcTAAAAATTAAACTCTTGACAGATGATAATTAATAAGtaattgcattttatttttacttttgcAAGACAGTCGGGGAATTCTATATGGCAGTGACGGACAAAATGATTGCAAAGTTCCCCCTGCATAATCCTTCTTTGTCGAATTGACATGGATTTTTTGGTACCTAGCCATAGAgctatatactttatattatcTACTAGAAATTAAATCCAAAAATCTCAAACGCCTACATGATATAAATAGAACAGTTATCCATtgcttcaaaacattttataatcttaACCCTAAAACTATTAATAATCAACTTACAAAAACTATTGGAACTTATTTAGTTCTTTAAGTTCCATAACTGGCAGCTAGATTACATATAATGTCACCAAGGATAGAAGGATTCACTTGAGGAGAAAATTATTGACTATCAGCTTGCTCCAAAGGAGGAGATTTCAAAGCAAgaagatatattaaataaatggcTTAAATATGTGTTAAtgtctgatattttttctacaacatttaatcaaataataaaacgcCGTGATGCCGTGACGTCGTAAAAAAGTCTCACACATTGCAAGAGCCCAatgtgggagatctcccacatTGGGCTACTTACAGGTTGGCAACCCTGCGATTGTAAAGCAAATAAATCCCTCTGGACAAATCCTTTCTGTCTTTGAGTATGCAAGATAAGAAATGGAATCAAAATAACTAGAGACAGCTTACCAAACAAATCAATGTAGACCTCCTGGAGATTGTTCATGCTACAGAACTGGTTGAGTTCGTGGTGAACCTTGTTGTAGATGAGCGTTTTATCGTAGTCAGCAGTGTAGTTTCTCACAATGTCGAACACAGCATTGATATCCAGCTTATTGACAACTTCTATGCGGTCAAAGTATATCATTACTCCTCCACTAGTAACGAAAAATAATCTCATTAAACGTACTTCACTCAAAACAACGCAAATCCTGGAATGATAGCAATAGCGGAAATATCTGTCCTTCCACAAGGACTCAAATTTACCTAGTGTGACTTGAGTCAGGACTTCATAGGACATATTTTGGatatacagtcgaatctgtccaaacgaccatctctatttagcgaccctctgttctaagcaaccatttcaattcctcccgaccgttttcgctatatattttaactctattaaGCGACCCTCTGTTTACGCGACCAGCGACCACAATTTTTCGTTCCCGTGATAACAATAACTCTCCAATAAGCGACCAGAAGTCTCCAAAATGCCTTACATTACCATTTCGCTTTAATAACACCCAAGTAGTTTTACTTTTCGTGCAAAAGGACGGGAGAGGAGGCGAAGAGACGGTCTAGAATTCTGacgattttcagacgttttatatacgatatatcaatttgcatgcgaaatataacaatgaaggaatgcataaacagataacttactgttaaatcgtgatttgttatcttttttgagacattaaaacagatatttgccagtgaaAAAGTCACCGTTTTTAAAGTAGGAAATGCAGGAATGTAAATAATAATCGGAGCGGATATCCGCACCAGGTTTTCAggaattaaaaatatatatataaataatttgaaagtaatctaattagccaatgaaattatatttctcatgttaaatcgatgtattttgctatgctgaaagaattttaaaaaatacatataatgatgaaaaattagcacagtaataattatataaaaaaaaaaaaaaatttaaataaataaataaataaaagttttttgttttgttttattcaaagtggtggttcatttttcatatatattataaaccattattGCCAATTTATAAAGTGAATAGAAAgcttatgaacatttattaaatttaagataccatctctattaagaaaccactctccattaagagaccgtttttcaacttcccttgagtggtcgcttaatacagatTTGACTGTAATCCTTTTTTTTGTGTCTCTGTCAGTtgaattttggtttttttactTCAATAGAAGGTATCAGACAAAACAGTAAACAACTAATATAACTCTACGCACAagaatatgtttacaaaatcgATGTAAACAGCTAATACAACTCTACGCAcaagaacatgtttacaaaattgATGTATCACTATTACCTTCTTCGGCATGGAACACATATAAAGTTTACCTTGTTCCACATGGAACATTCTTCACTTCATCTGTTTGCAGAGTTGTCTAAAATAGATAAGATCATGTTTTGTATAGCAAGTATTCTCATATAATTAGTTTGTAGATACGAGATGTTTAAGTATTATTCTGAGACTTATCATTTAAAGGATATTTGTGAATTAATTCATCACTTAATGTTACTTCCTAGTAGTGTTACCATTTCTGGTAAATTCTACCTATTTTTAATGACTTTGTTTTACCAGGAAAAGTTGTGTGTCTCTTTCAACAGATATCGCCATCTGAAATTATCCTGATTAAAGCACGTCATCTGGAATTATCCTGATTAAAGCACATCATCTGGAATTATCCTGATTAAAGCACGTCATCTGGAATTATCCTGATTAAAGCAATGTCTCTCACCTGTACCGTACGATAGCTGGTTAGGAATGGCAACATAAAGTGGTAGCCCGGAGCACTGACCGACGAAAGCAAGGCTCCTCCCTgtcacaaaaaatatcaaacatcaaATCATGTCCTCCAGAGTAAAATCAAGGCTCCCTAAcacaataaacatataatatctacccgcaatattgatatacatttagACTTATTACATTTGTTTCCCAAAGAATGAAGTCAAAAACTGTATTAAAATTGGTCCATCTAGTTCCGAGGTACTGACCCCCAAATTGCTCCATTTACAGTACACCTGTCAATATATTTCTAATGAGCAAACTGGTGACTCATACTGAATGAGAGCTTTctggctgtgacgtcacaatttcGTGGTATAAAACTTAATATTATTGTAAATCATTCTGGGTACGCTTTAACATCAAGTCCCATCCTTAAGAGTATAATTACCAGGATGAAAGCCTGGCCCTCCCTCACACAAGAAATATTTAACATCAAATTCTATCATTCTGAGTATAATTACTAGTATTCTTTATAATGTATTTAGATGTTCTATTTACTAAGTaagaattacatgtaaatatgacaAAGACATTGATGGATGATTGTGGTTATGTGTACAGATAATTAAGATACTTTATCAAATGTAGATATGATGAGAAAGTAACTCTAACAGATGATACATATCTTActgataaaacaatagaaaacttACCCTGTAGTATACTCCAACATGACCTAcaaaaacatgatttaaatgaatgttaaataatgtttcAAGAAGTCACCAGGGTCATTAAAATAACTATTACAAACATCTACTAAATGACTGATGATCAGGTGATAAACAAAAAGTTTACCAGGCAAGTAAATacttgtatacaatgttaacaGTATTTACTAAGTACCgttaacattgtatacagaaTCAAGTAAATAGtattaatattgtatacagaGCAATACTACAAGAAGCCAATTTATTACCTTCTCCTATCTTGTGGATGGAGACATTGATCAGGAGTCCAACACCAACAGCAAGTATTCCCACACCAATAATTCCTGATTGTGACATCGTTCAGCAGCAACGTTCAGCACTAagaaacaaaatagaaaattgtacaaatgtattgatTTCAATTTTGTGTGTTACTTTATGTCTTATCACAGCACTCACGGTCAGGCCACTGAAAAATAGTTGATTGTAAGGCGACTGATAATATGAATGTGAAGGTTAAGCGACAGGGCTTCAAAGTTCAAAACGGAACAATTGCAAGAAGTCTGTGGAAATATACAATGAATGTCTCTTGCCATCCCTGAAGTccaaaacaacattaaaatttAGAGCCAATTCAACTATCTGATTGAACGAGCTACACATGTTTTTGATATAATGTATCTAATTATCCTAAACCTCTGTTGGTATGTACATCACTTCCAAatgagaaaatgaaaatgacagaAACGCAAATTCGCTCTCTAGATCAAGGTTGTTTAGTCTGTTCATAAGTCAAAGATCGATTATAACACAATAGAtctgtgtatgtgtatatagaGAGAATTGATCTTTGACTTGTGAGAGTGCAAAACACCTCTAGACATGCCTACCATTCAAGTTCAATCTAGTTTCTTTTAGCAGATTCAATGAAACAGGATTAATGTAAACGGtacatataaatagaaaatGACAAACGCCACGTCTTTAACACATCGTGCTGACGTGCTGTTCAATCTCACTCAGATGTTATATGTATACGGATGATGTAAGAACGTGTCTAAAACATACGTGTCGTCACCGGATAATGTGATACAGACAACGCAAAATCGGCGAAACCGAGTCAAATAAGATACTATTAATAACAAAGTAACATCACACGTCAATATCGAGAGACTGTGTTATGTTTATGTTGTTACAACATGCATGTACAATCACTTTATCGTTGGTTAACCAGCGAAACATTAGGCAGTCAACCGGCTTAAAGTGACATGACTGTCAAGTTGCTTGAATGGTGGTCAAACACACGTACGATAGTGGACAAGCATAAAGATAGGCCTGCCATTACAAGAGTTACAATTACCCTAGAGAAGTCGAAAAATCCTAAATATTAACACGGCAGACAACAAAGAAATCAGTCAGTAACTTCGCTTTCCTGGATGAGGATGGTCATATCATGGAGGACGCCATTTATACAAAGCTAGCATATTATTTCGAGGATGTTTTCGTATAAAATAAGCATAGTTCAAACGCGGTGGTGGTTTTCGTATAAAATAGAGACTTGTCTATATCAGATAGTTCATACGCTCGATATTCACTATCATATGAAGAATTATATTATGTATCAAAGGAATTGAGTTCCTgatgttaaaaaaacaaacaaacagaaaaatcaaacaaacaggAACGAACTGATTGATATAAATCTTTTCTGGatcaaaaaatcattttctgATAGAGAAAATAGTGATCACactttataataatatttgaaaaaaaaatcatggcgTGGTATCATATGTAGTCGAATTTCACTTTGTACAAACTGCTtccatctatatataaaataaacctTACCAGAAATACTATATGTTTGCATGATAGATATAGTTACCGAATTTAAGTCCGttatagaaaatagaaataaaaaacattatatGGGTAACTGTGAAGATCTTTAGTACACATATTCAATTAAATCCAACAACGACTAGGGTATATTATTGGAAGAATGTTAATTTACCTGGATGAAATCATGTTCAAACTTTTAGTTTCAGGAGAAATCTTAGAGAGGCTTATATTCATGTTTCAGCAGTTGTCAGAGATTGATTCCGTAAGGTGGACGTAAAAGCcgttaaatagataaataaattgaaaaaaattggATCAATCAAacgaaatagataaaaaaaaaaagtttttggtATCTATTAAATGGTTCGACAATACAGCGACATTTTCAAACAGAACTTATGTATGACGGTCAAATGCTACAGGGACCAAATGTATTGCAAACAAATGGCCATCTCATtacataaacatttaaaaaaaaaaatgaagtacTGCAGTTGCTCTAACGCTAAAATTCTTGTGCAATTTTATCTGTTGACAATGTTTTATACggtttttttctgttggaattGTATCACAATCAGGATTTCCCTCATTTTTCAGCAAGTCAATATGCAGTTCTCCCTTTGGTTCAATACTGTACAGATAACATATTTGGACCTGACCATCCTCAC from Pecten maximus chromosome 1, xPecMax1.1, whole genome shotgun sequence includes these protein-coding regions:
- the LOC117321937 gene encoding erlin-1-like isoform X1, with amino-acid sequence MSQSGIIGVGILAVGVGLLINVSIHKIGEGHVGVYYRGGALLSSVSAPGYHFMLPFLTSYRTVQTTLQTDEVKNVPCGTSGGVMIYFDRIEVVNKLDINAVFDIVRNYTADYDKTLIYNKVHHELNQFCSMNNLQEVYIDLFDQIDENLRVALQKDLITMAPGLTVQAVRVTKPKIPEQIRKNYEAMEAEKTKLLISIQKQKVVEKEAETERKKAIIEAEKLAEVSRIQWEQKITEKESQKKISEIEDLTHLAKEKAKSDAMFYAAEKESESNKAKLSAEYLELVKYQALASNTKIYFGNAIPDIFLDQNTGGVSSAAVAAESTGRKETKK
- the LOC117321937 gene encoding erlin-1-like isoform X2, whose amino-acid sequence is MSQSGIIGVGILAVGVGLLINVSIHKIGEGHVGVYYRGGALLSSVSAPGYHFMLPFLTSYRTVQTTLQTDEVKNVPCGTSGGVMIYFDRIEVVNKLDINAVFDIVRNYTADYDKTLIYNKVHHELNQFCSMNNLQEVYIDLFDQIDENLRVALQKDLITMAPGLTVQAVRVTKPKIPEQIRKNYEAMEAEKTKLLISIQKQKVVEKEAETERKKAIIEAEKLAEVSRIQWEQKITEKESQKKISEIEDLTHLAKEKAKSDAMFYAAEKESESNKAKLSAEYLELVKYQALASNTKIYFGNAIPDIFLDQNTGGVSSAAVAAESTGRKEHY